The following coding sequences are from one Pedosphaera parvula Ellin514 window:
- a CDS encoding tRNA-dihydrouridine synthase: MFGSVPEEMRDAAIYLESIGISSIDINMGCPVRKVCKVGDG, translated from the coding sequence ATTTTCGGTTCTGTTCCGGAGGAGATGCGCGATGCGGCGATATATCTGGAATCAATTGGCATTTCTTCGATCGATATCAACATGGGTTGTCCCGTGCGCAAGGTTTGCAAAGTTGGCGACGGCTAG